The following proteins are co-located in the Triticum aestivum cultivar Chinese Spring chromosome 1A, IWGSC CS RefSeq v2.1, whole genome shotgun sequence genome:
- the LOC123039849 gene encoding uncharacterized protein isoform X1, with the protein MVQEQKGETSSGMYTYKHHGDKGVDIHEIFVKKSRTRVLLSYCGLILLLAIVCRSLLGKEKLCLQSVWSVTFGILVAKCLQYKPVKKESVVIMPSFGVQLEIHFWSGRVDRHFVPIGKILKPLLNECVTPVTCYWSLASLLRDEEELKLVFQKFRPPVKMLVPIWRALCAFTDSECTSRHSAVSKPNRSEA; encoded by the exons ATGGTACAAGAACAGAAAGGAGAAACATCCAGTGGCATGTATACTTACAAGCATCATGGTGACAAGGGAGTTGATATCCATGAGATTTTCGTTAAGAAGAGCAGAACCCGTGTTCTGCTGTCATACTGTGGCCTCATTTTACTTCTAGCAATTGTCTGCCGATCATTGCTGGGAAAG GAAAAGTTGTGTCTTCAGTCAGTGTGGAGTGTTACCTTTGGAATTCTGGTTGCGAAATGTTTGCAATACAAACCAGTGAAGAAAG AGTCAGTAGTGATAATGCCATCTTTTGGGGTTCAGCTAGAAATACATTTTTGGAG CGGAAGAGTTGACCGTCATTTTGTGCCAATTGGCAAGATTCTAAAGCCACTGCTGAACGAGTGTGTGACACCTGTGACCTGTTACTGGAGCTTGGCGTCGCTTCTGCGTGATGAGGAGGAGCTCAAGCTAGTTTTCCAG AAATTCCGCCCACCTGTCAAAATGTTGGTCCCTATCTGGAGAGCTCTCTGCGCATTCACAGATTCTGAATGCACAAGCCGGCATTCTGCAGTTTCTAAACCGAACCGTTCAGAAGCGTGA
- the LOC123039849 gene encoding uncharacterized protein isoform X2 → MVQEQKGETSSGMYTYKHHGDKGVDIHEIFVKKSRTRVLLSYCGLILLLAIVCRSLLGKEKLCLQSVWSVTFGILVAKCLQYKPVKKESVVIMPSFGVQLEIHFWSGRVDRHFVPIGKILKPLLNECVTPVTCYWSLASLLRDEEELKLVFQKFRPPVKMLVPIWRALCAFTDSECTSRHSAVSKPNRSEA, encoded by the exons ATGGTACAAGAACAGAAAGGAGAAACATCCAGTGGCATGTATACTTACAAGCATCATGGTGACAAGGGAGTTGATATCCATGAGATTTTCGTTAAGAAGAGCAGAACCCGTGTTCTGCTGTCATACTGTGGCCTCATTTTACTTCTAGCAATTGTCTGCCGATCATTGCTGGGAAAG GAAAAGTTGTGTCTTCAGTCAGTGTGGAGTGTTACCTTTGGAATTCTGGTTGCGAAATGTTTGCAATACAAACCAGTGAAGAAAG AGTCGGTAGTGATAATGCCATCTTTTGGGGTTCAGCTAGAAATACATTTTTGGAG CGGAAGAGTTGACCGTCATTTTGTGCCAATTGGCAAGATTCTAAAGCCACTGCTGAACGAGTGTGTGACACCTGTGACCTGTTACTGGAGCTTGGCGTCGCTTCTGCGTGATGAGGAGGAGCTCAAGCTAGTTTTCCAG AAATTCCGCCCACCTGTCAAAATGTTGGTCCCTATCTGGAGAGCTCTCTGCGCATTCACAGATTCTGAATGCACAAGCCGGCATTCTGCAGTTTCTAAACCGAACCGTTCAGAAGCGTGA
- the LOC123105466 gene encoding LOB domain-containing protein 15: protein MSTASDWQQDHEVGKKIKSESAAEADRMMAAARRSSSLPAAGAGPGSTPSFNTMTPCAACKLLRRRCAQECPFSPFFSPLEPHKFASVHKVFGASNVSKMLLEVHESQRGDAANSLVYEANLRLRDPVYGCMGAILTLQQQVHALEAELAAVRAQILKHRYRPAAAAAASAVPNVPPSSHASQLLAAGGHRPAGSLGLAAPAVGPVASASSSTTVYAAASSSTDYSSITHENVPFFG from the exons ATGTCCACTGCAAG TGACTGGCAGCAAGACCATGAGGTAGGGAAGAAGATCAAGAGTGAGTCGGCGGCGGAGGCGGACCGGATGATGGCGGCGGCACGGAGGAGTAGCAGCCTGCCTGCAGCAGGCGCAGGACCAGGATCGACACCGTCGTTCAACACGATGACCCCATGTGCCGCATGTAAGCTGCTCCGGCGGCGGTGCGCGCAGGAGTGCCCCTTCTCGCCATTCTTCTCGCCGCTAGAGCCGCACAAGTTCGCCTCCGTTCACAAGGTCTTCGGCGCGAGCAACGTCTCCAAGATGCTCCTG GAGGTGCACGAGAGCCAGCGCGGCGACGCGGCCAACAGCCTGGTGTACGAGGCGAACCTGCGGCTCCGCGATCCCGTCTACGGCTGCATGGGCGCCATCCTCACCCTGCAGCAGCAGGTGCACGCCCTGgaggccgagctcgccgccgtccgcGCCCAGATCCTCAAGCACAGGTaccgccctgccgccgccgcggcggcgTCCGCGGTGCCCAACGTGCCCCCGTCCTCGCACGCCTCACAGCTCCTCGCCGCCGGAGGCCACCGGCCGGCTGGGTCGCTGGGGCTGGCAGCGCCGGCGGTGGGGCCTGTGGCTTCCGCGTCGTCGTCAACCACGGTGTACGCCGCGGCGTCGAGCTCCACGGACTACAGCTCCATCACGCATGAGAATGTTCCGTTTTTTGGTTGA